A stretch of Peteryoungia algae DNA encodes these proteins:
- a CDS encoding YgaP family membrane protein, giving the protein MFAKNVGSVDRILRIVAGLVLLSLFFIYPDSSWRYFALIGIVPLATGLMSSCPLYSIFGISSCPAKKV; this is encoded by the coding sequence ATGTTTGCCAAAAATGTCGGAAGTGTCGACCGCATCCTGCGCATCGTCGCGGGCCTTGTCTTGCTGTCGCTCTTCTTTATCTATCCCGATTCTTCCTGGCGCTATTTTGCCCTGATCGGCATCGTGCCGCTCGCAACGGGCCTGATGTCCAGCTGCCCGCTCTACTCGATCTTCGGGATTTCGAGCTGCCCGGCGAAAAAGGTCTGA
- the ychF gene encoding redox-regulated ATPase YchF, translating to MGFKCGIVGLPNVGKSTLFNALTKTAAAQAANYPFCTIEPNTGEVAVPDPRMKKLADIAGSKEIIPTRISFVDIAGLVRGASKGEGLGNKFLANIREVDAVVHVLRCFEDDDITHVEGKIDPVGDADTIETELMLADLESLERRVEQTRKRAASKDKESTAQLPIMEQVVKLLNEGKPARLLLKTMAADEIEILKGLNLLTSHPVLYVCNVAEGDAATGNKHTEAVAQMATEQGAECVIISAAIEAEVAQLPEEESVEFLAALGLDEAGLDRLIRAGYHLLDLITYFTVGPKECRAWTIVRGTKAPAAAGVIHTDFERGFIRAFTISYDDYIAFKGEVGAKEAGKGRDEGKEYVVQDGDVIHFRFNT from the coding sequence ATGGGCTTCAAATGCGGTATCGTCGGGCTTCCGAATGTCGGCAAGTCCACTCTCTTCAACGCGCTGACCAAGACGGCGGCAGCCCAGGCAGCCAACTATCCCTTCTGCACGATCGAGCCGAACACCGGTGAAGTGGCCGTTCCCGATCCGCGCATGAAGAAGCTCGCCGACATCGCCGGCTCCAAGGAAATCATCCCGACCCGCATCTCCTTCGTCGACATCGCCGGCCTCGTGCGCGGCGCGTCGAAGGGAGAAGGCCTCGGCAACAAGTTCCTCGCCAACATCCGCGAAGTCGATGCCGTAGTCCACGTGCTGCGCTGTTTCGAGGACGACGACATCACCCATGTCGAAGGCAAGATCGACCCGGTCGGCGACGCCGACACGATCGAGACCGAGCTCATGCTCGCCGACCTTGAAAGCCTTGAGCGCCGCGTCGAGCAGACCCGCAAGCGCGCCGCCTCCAAGGACAAGGAATCCACCGCCCAGCTGCCGATCATGGAACAGGTGGTGAAGCTGCTGAACGAGGGCAAGCCGGCCCGTCTTCTCCTGAAGACGATGGCTGCCGACGAGATCGAGATCCTCAAGGGCCTCAACCTCCTCACCTCGCATCCGGTCCTCTACGTCTGCAACGTCGCCGAAGGTGACGCCGCAACCGGCAACAAGCACACGGAAGCCGTTGCCCAGATGGCGACGGAACAGGGCGCGGAATGCGTCATCATCTCGGCCGCCATCGAAGCCGAAGTGGCCCAGCTGCCGGAAGAAGAATCAGTCGAATTCCTCGCAGCCCTCGGCCTCGACGAAGCCGGCCTCGACCGCCTGATCCGCGCCGGTTACCATCTGCTGGACCTCATCACCTACTTCACCGTCGGCCCGAAGGAATGCCGTGCCTGGACCATTGTCCGCGGCACCAAGGCACCCGCCGCCGCTGGCGTTATCCACACCGATTTCGAACGCGGTTTCATCCGCGCCTTCACCATTTCCTATGACGACTACATTGCCTTCAAGGGCGAAGTCGGCGCCAAGGAAGCCGGCAAGGGCCGCGACGAAGGCAAGGAATACGTGGTCCAGGACGGCGACGTCATCCACTTCCGCTTCAACACCTGA
- a CDS encoding Crp/Fnr family transcriptional regulator, translating to MVGWVDQAGFLASLDADARHALEGLKPLHVPHRTTLFRPGDQAQGFVLLLSGRIGVYLTGRNGRELLLYAVTPGETCVQTTLGVLGGAPYSGEAIAESDLVAVMVPPATFERLMASSTAFRKYVFKAFAARLADLMFVLEQVAFVKVEQRLAHALLERADGDGVVSLTHQEMSVIIGTAREVVSRRLEALASKGVISVERGAIRIVEREELLRMGSDPQ from the coding sequence ATGGTGGGTTGGGTCGATCAGGCGGGCTTTCTGGCGTCGCTGGACGCCGATGCCCGCCATGCGCTGGAGGGGCTGAAGCCTCTGCATGTGCCTCATCGCACCACGCTGTTCAGGCCCGGTGACCAGGCCCAGGGTTTCGTGCTTCTGCTGTCCGGACGGATCGGGGTGTATCTCACCGGGCGCAATGGCCGCGAACTTCTGCTTTATGCGGTGACGCCCGGCGAGACCTGCGTGCAGACGACCCTGGGAGTGCTCGGTGGCGCGCCCTATAGCGGCGAAGCGATTGCCGAGAGCGATCTCGTGGCCGTCATGGTTCCGCCCGCCACATTCGAGCGCCTCATGGCCTCGTCGACGGCCTTTCGCAAATACGTCTTCAAGGCCTTTGCCGCGCGGCTCGCCGATCTGATGTTCGTCCTGGAACAGGTGGCTTTCGTGAAGGTAGAGCAGCGGCTGGCGCATGCGCTGCTTGAGCGTGCGGACGGGGACGGGGTGGTGTCTCTGACGCACCAGGAAATGTCCGTGATCATCGGCACGGCACGCGAGGTGGTCTCACGACGGCTCGAAGCACTGGCGTCGAAGGGCGTGATTTCGGTCGAACGCGGCGCGATCCGAATTGTCGAGCGGGAGGAGCTTTTGCGCATGGGAAGCGACCCGCAGTAA